One Novosphingobium sp. G106 DNA segment encodes these proteins:
- the fliS gene encoding flagellar export chaperone FliS, with the protein MLAIRSPNEAYRRIDFDARVEGADPRHLVGLCYEQLISSLGSAIFAQERGDNSLKSQALTRGLSAITALQLGVSGENDTAKALRHLYEAARRAILDSAIEFDGTILGTIRNDFIEISRAMNISAQ; encoded by the coding sequence ATGCTCGCGATCCGTTCTCCGAACGAAGCTTACCGCCGCATCGACTTCGACGCGCGGGTCGAAGGTGCCGACCCCCGGCACCTCGTCGGCCTGTGTTACGAACAGCTGATCTCTTCGCTCGGCAGCGCGATCTTCGCGCAGGAGCGCGGCGACAACAGCCTCAAGAGCCAGGCGCTGACGCGCGGCCTTTCCGCGATCACCGCGCTGCAGCTCGGCGTCAGCGGCGAGAACGACACCGCCAAGGCGCTGCGCCATCTCTACGAAGCTGCGCGCCGGGCAATCCTCGACAGCGCGATCGAATTCGATGGCACAATCCTGGGCACGATCCGCAACGATTTCATCGAGATCTCGCGCGCGATGAACATATCCGCGCAGTAG
- the fliN gene encoding flagellar motor switch protein FliN — protein MTIHPRGFEFLKDVDVRLSVELGRVDMKLKDVLSLGEESVVILDRLTDELLDVMVNGKPIAKGEIVAQGNRFGLRIVELAGNSVAGDEAA, from the coding sequence ATGACCATTCACCCCCGCGGGTTCGAATTCCTCAAGGATGTCGACGTACGCCTCTCGGTCGAGCTCGGCCGCGTCGACATGAAGCTCAAGGACGTGCTCTCGCTCGGCGAGGAAAGCGTCGTGATCCTCGATCGGCTGACCGACGAACTGCTCGACGTCATGGTCAACGGCAAGCCGATCGCCAAGGGCGAGATCGTCGCCCAGGGCAACCGCTTCGGCCTGCGCATCGTCGAACTGGCCGGCAACAGTGTTGCGGGCGACGAGGCCGCCTGA
- the fliR gene encoding flagellar biosynthetic protein FliR: MNLSFGFGPVEAEFWRWIFVMTRIGAALLAAPFFGAAGVPPQVRVIVTGAIAILVCAWTPVVAPPALLSASGLLMVAGEVLVGLTLGFVLQLSFAAPVIAAEIIGGGMGLAMAATIDPNSGTHSPALGQYFSVILTMIFLALGGHLQFLSLVVDSYQVFPPGHTWLGPDRFLQIAGFATTMFTTAVAIALPVTLILLVVQVVSGVLSRSAPALNLFALALPAGVLAGIAALVASLPLITDRMTDLSANAIAETRSMLVPPSMVPQTEVPR, from the coding sequence ATGAACCTCAGCTTCGGTTTCGGCCCCGTCGAAGCCGAATTCTGGCGCTGGATCTTCGTCATGACGCGCATCGGCGCGGCGCTGCTGGCTGCCCCGTTCTTCGGCGCGGCCGGCGTGCCGCCGCAGGTGCGGGTGATCGTCACCGGCGCCATAGCGATCCTGGTCTGCGCCTGGACCCCGGTCGTGGCGCCGCCCGCCCTGCTCTCCGCGAGCGGCCTGCTGATGGTCGCAGGCGAGGTCCTCGTCGGCCTGACGCTCGGCTTCGTGCTGCAGCTCTCCTTCGCCGCGCCGGTCATTGCCGCCGAAATCATCGGCGGCGGGATGGGCCTGGCCATGGCCGCTACGATCGATCCCAACAGCGGTACCCATTCGCCGGCGCTGGGCCAGTATTTCTCCGTGATCCTGACGATGATCTTCCTCGCGCTGGGCGGTCATCTCCAGTTCCTCTCGCTGGTCGTCGACAGCTATCAGGTGTTCCCGCCCGGCCACACCTGGCTCGGCCCCGACCGGTTCCTGCAGATCGCAGGCTTCGCCACGACCATGTTCACCACCGCGGTCGCCATCGCGCTGCCGGTCACGCTGATCCTGCTGGTGGTCCAGGTGGTGAGCGGCGTGCTCAGCCGCTCGGCCCCCGCGCTGAACCTCTTCGCACTCGCCCTGCCCGCGGGCGTGCTCGCCGGCATCGCCGCGCTGGTCGCGTCGCTGCCGCTGATCACCGACCGCATGACCGACCTTTCGGCCAACGCGATCGCCGAGACCCGTAGCATGCTGGTTCCGCCGAGCATGGTGCCGCAGACCGAGGTCCCCCGATGA
- a CDS encoding aldo/keto reductase — translation MALQLDDYRLLGRSGLRVSPLALGTMTFRVGGGSWGSSDEEAKTMVDTFTDRGGNFIDTADFYGAHGGSETLLGELVKDRRHRMVISTKYSLTTEPGNPNASGNHRKNMVRSVEDSLKRMQTDYIDLLYLHMWDFRTPVDEVLRSFDDLVRSGKVLYIGLSDTPAWQASRMQAIAELRGWSQFCALQIQYSLVERTVEREMIPMGLEMGMGVSPWAPLGQGMLTGKYTRADLVPGDMNDISSRKAINAVTGKLTEKNLDIADVVVEVAREIGCTPAQLAVAWTLANPAVCSPVIGVRTPAQLEDNLGALAVDISADQLARLNAVSAVEPVFPMDVLKGPAESMMFGGVRVQER, via the coding sequence ATGGCTTTGCAACTCGACGACTATCGCCTGCTCGGCCGCTCAGGGCTGCGCGTATCGCCCCTCGCGCTTGGCACGATGACCTTCCGCGTCGGCGGCGGCTCCTGGGGCAGTAGCGACGAAGAAGCCAAGACGATGGTCGACACGTTCACCGACCGCGGCGGCAACTTCATCGACACGGCCGACTTCTACGGCGCGCACGGCGGTTCGGAAACGCTGCTGGGTGAGCTGGTCAAGGATCGCCGCCACCGCATGGTGATCTCGACCAAGTATTCGCTGACCACCGAGCCGGGCAATCCCAACGCCAGCGGCAACCACCGCAAGAACATGGTCCGCTCGGTCGAGGACAGCCTCAAGCGCATGCAGACCGACTACATCGACCTGCTCTATCTCCACATGTGGGACTTCCGCACCCCGGTCGACGAAGTGCTGCGCTCGTTCGATGACCTCGTCCGCTCGGGCAAGGTGCTCTATATCGGCCTTTCGGACACGCCCGCCTGGCAGGCGAGCCGCATGCAGGCCATTGCCGAGCTGCGCGGCTGGAGCCAGTTCTGCGCGCTGCAGATCCAGTACAGCCTGGTCGAGCGCACGGTCGAGCGCGAGATGATCCCGATGGGCCTGGAGATGGGCATGGGCGTCTCGCCCTGGGCACCTCTCGGCCAGGGCATGCTCACCGGCAAGTATACGCGGGCAGACCTCGTTCCCGGCGACATGAACGACATCTCCTCGCGCAAGGCGATCAACGCGGTGACCGGCAAGCTGACCGAGAAGAACCTCGACATCGCCGACGTGGTGGTCGAAGTCGCCAGGGAGATCGGCTGCACGCCCGCACAGCTCGCCGTCGCCTGGACGCTGGCCAATCCCGCGGTCTGCTCGCCGGTGATCGGCGTGCGCACCCCGGCGCAGCTCGAAGACAACCTCGGCGCGCTGGCAGTCGACATCTCGGCCGATCAGCTCGCGCGGCTGAACGCGGTCAGCGCGGTCGAGCCGGTGTTCCCGATGGACGTGCTCAAGGGTCCGGCCGAAAGCATGATGTTCGGCGGCGTGCGCGTTCAGGAACGGTAA
- a CDS encoding TetR/AcrR family transcriptional regulator, with protein MTTLPRKRDAAATRARILEAAQRAFSETGYSHTGIREIAALAGTSSTMLLRYFGSKAGLFEAALAAAMPVATALSHPREALGKGLAEALLDPANAIRPPLMIAMASGDPEAAAISARVFEAQSVAPLAAWLGGPDGRARSLEIAMLATGLVSYLRQLPLPAASEAERRHIADWFAKSVQAIVDQTPQQ; from the coding sequence GTGACGACCCTTCCCCGCAAGCGCGATGCCGCGGCGACCCGCGCGCGGATTCTCGAAGCGGCGCAGCGCGCCTTTTCCGAAACCGGCTATTCGCACACCGGCATCCGCGAGATCGCGGCCCTGGCGGGAACGAGTTCGACGATGCTGCTTCGCTATTTCGGCTCGAAGGCAGGCCTGTTCGAAGCGGCACTCGCCGCGGCCATGCCGGTGGCCACGGCGCTGTCGCACCCGCGCGAGGCACTCGGCAAGGGGCTGGCTGAGGCACTGCTCGATCCCGCCAACGCCATCCGCCCGCCACTGATGATCGCCATGGCCTCCGGCGATCCCGAAGCGGCCGCCATCTCCGCGCGGGTGTTCGAGGCGCAGAGCGTGGCCCCGCTCGCCGCCTGGCTCGGCGGTCCCGACGGCCGCGCGAGATCGCTCGAAATCGCCATGCTGGCGACGGGGCTGGTCAGCTATCTGCGGCAACTGCCCCTTCCCGCCGCCAGCGAGGCCGAGCGCCGGCACATCGCCGACTGGTTCGCCAAGTCGGTGCAGGCGATCGTCGATCAGACGCCGCAACAATAA
- a CDS encoding flagellar biosynthetic protein FliQ, producing MDESQAFLALADRMLWVAALASAPVLITTLVVGVVVGIIQAATSVNEQTLTFVPKLAVTAFVLVVFGASMMALIGDFTKDIFAQIAQVTR from the coding sequence ATGGACGAAAGCCAGGCCTTCCTCGCGCTCGCCGACCGGATGCTCTGGGTCGCGGCGCTCGCCTCCGCCCCGGTGCTCATCACCACGCTGGTGGTCGGCGTCGTCGTCGGCATCATTCAGGCGGCGACCTCGGTCAACGAGCAGACGCTCACCTTCGTCCCCAAGCTGGCGGTCACGGCCTTCGTGCTGGTCGTCTTCGGCGCATCGATGATGGCGCTGATCGGCGACTTCACCAAGGACATCTTCGCCCAGATCGCGCAGGTCACCCGGTGA
- a CDS encoding TetR/AcrR family transcriptional regulator has protein sequence MDPAKKNQSSADKAARPRRAYLPAAERRKSIIAAAQEVFARSNLKGARTRDIAAAASVNQATIFEHFESKEALFQEAVVQPLIDAMRGMQARRETYEAATTPDELAGMALGSATRHIEDMVQIFPLFTAALFSDPDLGRELYREHLAPIIHRRGEILDGLTRDGLDLDFVGLAIFGMTFAIAMDRHFGEHAKDEDGQADLSEVARQFTRLSTGGFAKDRGGDRAHDKTQDSGE, from the coding sequence GTGGATCCAGCGAAGAAAAACCAGTCCAGTGCCGACAAAGCCGCCCGCCCCCGCCGCGCCTATCTGCCCGCGGCCGAGCGCCGCAAGTCGATCATCGCCGCCGCGCAGGAGGTTTTCGCCCGGTCGAACCTCAAGGGCGCGCGCACCCGTGACATTGCGGCTGCCGCCTCGGTCAACCAGGCGACGATCTTCGAGCATTTCGAATCGAAGGAAGCCCTGTTCCAGGAAGCCGTGGTCCAGCCGCTGATCGACGCCATGCGCGGCATGCAGGCGCGGCGCGAGACTTACGAGGCGGCGACTACGCCCGACGAACTCGCCGGCATGGCCCTGGGTTCGGCGACGCGGCACATCGAGGACATGGTCCAGATCTTCCCGCTGTTCACCGCCGCGCTGTTCAGCGACCCGGACCTTGGCCGCGAGCTTTATCGCGAACACCTCGCGCCGATCATCCACCGGCGCGGCGAAATCCTCGACGGCCTGACCCGTGACGGGCTCGATCTCGACTTCGTCGGCCTGGCCATCTTCGGCATGACCTTCGCCATCGCGATGGACCGGCACTTCGGCGAGCACGCCAAGGATGAGGATGGGCAGGCCGACTTGTCCGAGGTGGCAAGGCAGTTCACCCGCCTGTCGACAGGCGGCTTCGCCAAGGACAGAGGTGGCGACAGAGCACACGACAAGACACAAGACTCGGGAGAGTAA
- the fliD gene encoding flagellar filament capping protein FliD, whose amino-acid sequence MVTTTSSTSTSATQTVAQTATAQLLTSLGAGSGIDMNALATNLAAAQFAAKTDQLSTKSDKLDKQISAASTLKSAISNLSTSLGDRVRAGDLSSQPLIGNAAVAKVSASDAGLLKGSYSVEVTTLATAQTLVSPDSAGFTAATDVVGAGSLKLRFGTTGAGSFTDDPNHAPVDITIPAGSTLADVAAAINAKNAGVTAYVSNTTGGAKLVLKGSEGAANSFALDATGDPGVTKLAFDPVSPGTGRLLTTAGNANLKIDGLPITSASNTLTDAIPGVVMSLTGTNSGAPTQVTFNDPSPAISSAMTDLVSAINEIASQINTMTDAQTGDLARDSGALALKRTFQQLTSTIIMPNAAAGEPQTLSDLGVSIQRDGTFTLDNARLAKTLAANPQATAAMFGNGLNGVFATISKISTNMASTSTDTKSYGATLANSIASLTKQKTALTDAQTKLVDQQETVRQQMIARFAATDSSVGASKSTLSFLKNQIAAWNGSSNS is encoded by the coding sequence ATGGTTACGACGACGTCCTCGACTTCCACCAGTGCCACGCAAACGGTCGCACAGACCGCCACCGCGCAGCTGCTGACCTCGCTCGGCGCGGGCAGCGGTATCGACATGAACGCGCTGGCGACCAACCTCGCCGCCGCGCAGTTCGCAGCGAAGACCGATCAGCTTTCAACGAAGTCCGACAAGCTCGACAAGCAGATCTCGGCGGCATCGACGCTGAAGAGCGCGATCTCCAATCTGTCGACCTCGCTCGGTGATCGTGTGCGCGCTGGCGACCTGTCTTCGCAGCCGCTGATCGGCAACGCAGCGGTCGCCAAGGTCTCGGCGTCGGATGCAGGGCTGCTCAAGGGCAGCTATTCGGTGGAAGTCACCACGCTCGCCACGGCACAGACCCTCGTCAGTCCGGACAGCGCAGGCTTTACCGCCGCGACCGATGTGGTCGGCGCGGGTTCTCTGAAGCTACGCTTCGGCACGACCGGGGCCGGCAGCTTTACCGACGACCCGAACCATGCGCCGGTCGACATCACGATCCCTGCCGGCTCGACGCTGGCCGACGTCGCCGCGGCGATCAACGCCAAGAATGCCGGCGTCACCGCCTACGTTTCGAACACCACCGGCGGCGCGAAACTGGTGCTCAAGGGCAGCGAAGGCGCGGCCAATTCCTTTGCGCTCGACGCCACCGGCGATCCCGGCGTCACCAAGCTCGCATTCGACCCGGTCAGTCCCGGCACCGGTCGCCTGCTGACAACCGCCGGCAACGCCAACCTCAAGATTGACGGTTTGCCGATCACTTCGGCCAGCAACACGCTGACCGACGCCATTCCCGGCGTCGTCATGTCGCTGACCGGGACCAACAGCGGCGCGCCGACGCAGGTGACCTTCAACGATCCGTCCCCGGCCATCAGCTCGGCCATGACCGATCTGGTATCCGCGATCAACGAGATCGCGTCGCAGATCAACACCATGACCGACGCCCAGACCGGCGACCTGGCTCGCGACAGCGGCGCGCTTGCGCTCAAGCGAACCTTCCAGCAGCTGACCAGCACGATCATCATGCCCAACGCGGCCGCCGGCGAGCCACAGACGCTGTCCGATCTCGGCGTGTCGATCCAGCGTGACGGCACCTTCACGCTCGACAATGCCCGGCTGGCAAAGACGCTGGCGGCCAATCCCCAAGCCACGGCGGCAATGTTCGGCAACGGCCTGAACGGCGTTTTTGCGACGATCAGCAAGATCTCGACCAACATGGCCTCGACCAGCACCGACACCAAGAGCTACGGCGCCACATTGGCCAACTCGATCGCCTCGCTGACCAAGCAGAAGACTGCGCTGACCGACGCCCAGACCAAGCTCGTCGATCAGCAGGAAACCGTGCGCCAGCAAATGATCGCGCGCTTCGCGGCCACCGACAGCTCCGTTGGCGCTTCCAAGTCGACCCTGAGCTTCCTGAAGAACCAGATCGCAGCCTGGAACGGCAGCAGCAACTCCTAA
- a CDS encoding response regulator transcription factor — protein sequence MRGARHIILVDGDLKRRAAISHFLGGHGIHVEPFETVVELSGHQPRQGLIMVNDLDGTIPALTAQLVQSGSWLPIVAFSENPAPRRIVDAILGGAIDYLAWPFDAAELTETLEYAEERAQNVGNAKLREAMARNRIERLTPRERDVLVGIAAGHSNRTIADNLAISPRTVEIHRANMLHKIGATHTSEAIRIAIEASLAGEPQPLD from the coding sequence ATGAGGGGCGCACGGCATATCATCCTGGTGGATGGCGATCTGAAGCGCCGCGCCGCCATCTCCCATTTCCTCGGCGGCCACGGCATCCACGTCGAACCCTTCGAAACGGTCGTCGAACTGAGCGGCCACCAGCCGCGCCAGGGGCTGATCATGGTCAACGACCTCGACGGGACAATCCCGGCGCTGACCGCGCAACTCGTGCAATCGGGCAGCTGGCTGCCGATCGTGGCCTTCAGCGAAAACCCGGCGCCGAGGCGGATCGTCGATGCCATCCTCGGCGGCGCAATCGACTACCTCGCCTGGCCCTTCGACGCTGCCGAACTGACCGAAACGCTCGAATATGCCGAAGAGCGCGCCCAGAACGTCGGCAATGCCAAGCTGCGCGAAGCCATGGCACGCAATCGGATCGAACGCCTTACCCCGCGCGAGCGCGATGTCCTGGTCGGCATCGCAGCGGGCCATTCGAACCGGACCATCGCCGACAACCTGGCGATCAGCCCGCGCACGGTAGAGATCCACCGCGCCAACATGCTGCACAAGATCGGTGCGACGCACACCTCGGAAGCGATCCGCATCGCCATCGAGGCCTCGCTGGCGGGCGAGCCCCAGCCGCTCGATTAG
- a CDS encoding flagellar biosynthesis protein FlhB, which translates to MSEETAGEKTFAPSAKRKSDAAKSGDVLRSKELATAFAILIGATWLKFAGPWVLDSMGEAVRAGFTWDHATLDHFDAGPLLVSVLWVALPPILLLGCLIIAGSLISQMGFGSGRWVAGNMLPKASRLNPASGLKRMFGATGWIELGKGIAKVVVMGTIAWFWANGHIKGLLLMGRGSLHGQLTYGWDAIISLMFWLSGGLMLIAMVDFPVQFIRRMMRLKMSHQDMRDEAKEQEGAPEKKQAIRQRQRELAMAGVAQAMRKAQFVVTNPTHFSVALSYDPEQAAAPVVLAKGRGEKALAMRELAAELDLPVLEYPALARSLYYTTRERQVIREELYVAVASVLAFVFSLKRGERLSRPQIEVPVLMRFDADGRLDPKATT; encoded by the coding sequence ATGAGCGAGGAGACCGCCGGCGAAAAGACATTTGCACCAAGTGCAAAGCGCAAATCGGACGCGGCCAAGAGCGGCGACGTCCTTCGTTCCAAGGAACTTGCGACCGCCTTCGCCATCCTGATCGGCGCGACCTGGCTCAAATTTGCAGGGCCATGGGTACTCGATTCCATGGGCGAAGCGGTCCGCGCCGGCTTCACCTGGGATCACGCCACGCTCGACCATTTCGACGCAGGCCCGCTGCTGGTCTCGGTGCTGTGGGTGGCCCTGCCGCCGATATTGCTGCTCGGCTGCCTCATCATAGCGGGCTCGCTTATCTCGCAGATGGGCTTCGGTTCGGGCCGCTGGGTCGCCGGCAACATGCTGCCCAAGGCCTCGCGGCTCAATCCGGCCTCGGGCCTCAAGCGGATGTTCGGGGCGACCGGCTGGATCGAACTCGGCAAGGGCATCGCCAAGGTCGTTGTGATGGGCACGATCGCCTGGTTCTGGGCGAACGGCCATATCAAGGGCCTGCTCCTGATGGGCCGCGGCAGCCTGCACGGCCAGCTCACCTATGGTTGGGACGCGATCATCTCGTTGATGTTCTGGCTTTCCGGCGGGCTGATGCTCATCGCCATGGTGGATTTCCCGGTCCAGTTCATCCGCCGCATGATGCGCCTCAAGATGAGCCATCAGGATATGCGCGACGAAGCCAAGGAACAGGAAGGCGCGCCTGAGAAGAAGCAGGCGATCCGCCAGCGCCAGCGCGAGCTTGCCATGGCGGGCGTCGCCCAGGCGATGCGCAAGGCGCAGTTCGTGGTGACCAACCCGACGCACTTCTCGGTCGCGCTGTCCTACGATCCGGAACAGGCTGCGGCTCCGGTCGTGCTCGCCAAGGGCCGCGGCGAAAAGGCGCTCGCCATGCGCGAGCTCGCTGCCGAGCTCGACCTGCCGGTGCTCGAATATCCGGCACTGGCGCGTTCGCTCTACTATACCACGCGCGAGCGGCAGGTGATCCGCGAGGAGCTCTACGTCGCGGTCGCCAGCGTGCTTGCTTTCGTCTTCTCGCTGAAACGCGGCGAGCGGCTTTCCCGCCCGCAAATCGAGGTTCCGGTGCTGATGCGCTTCGACGCCGACGGCCGCCTCGATCCCAAGGCAACAACCTGA
- a CDS encoding alpha/beta hydrolase produces the protein MTDRLDLVAPELRAALEFFPEIDFSAGIEPYRGNMFGAERPPLPPELLAVGYEERMIPGHPGDPDVRILIYTPPGTATGPRPAVLEIHGGGFVIGNADMGDAGNRALSLQLGCVVVSVDYRLAPETVWPGALHDCYAGLTWLHDNASTLGVDPARIAIAGGSAGGGHAAALAIYARDQKGPPICFQLLDFPMLDDRTCSAADPHPYCGDFGWTAAMNHYGWRALLGTEPGGPDVPEAAAPARTRDLAGLPPAYIMVGALDLFLEEDLEYARRLTRVGVPVELHVIPGAYHGFGLAQDAPQTKQAIRWRVDALIRALGVKVA, from the coding sequence ATGACCGACCGCCTGGACCTCGTCGCGCCTGAACTGCGCGCGGCGCTCGAGTTCTTCCCCGAGATCGACTTCAGCGCGGGGATCGAGCCCTATCGCGGCAACATGTTCGGTGCCGAGCGCCCGCCGCTCCCGCCCGAACTGCTCGCAGTCGGCTATGAGGAACGAATGATCCCGGGCCACCCCGGCGATCCCGATGTGCGCATCCTGATCTACACTCCGCCCGGCACCGCGACCGGCCCGCGCCCGGCGGTGCTCGAAATCCACGGCGGCGGCTTCGTCATCGGCAATGCCGATATGGGCGACGCAGGTAACCGCGCGCTCTCGCTTCAACTCGGCTGCGTCGTCGTGTCGGTCGACTACCGACTCGCACCCGAGACCGTGTGGCCCGGCGCGCTGCACGATTGCTATGCAGGCCTGACTTGGCTGCACGACAATGCCAGTACATTGGGCGTCGATCCGGCCCGGATAGCAATTGCCGGCGGCAGCGCGGGCGGCGGCCATGCGGCGGCCTTGGCGATCTACGCGCGCGACCAGAAGGGCCCGCCGATCTGCTTCCAGCTGCTCGACTTCCCCATGCTCGACGACCGCACCTGCAGCGCCGCCGACCCGCACCCCTATTGCGGCGACTTCGGCTGGACGGCGGCGATGAACCACTACGGCTGGCGGGCGCTGCTGGGCACCGAGCCCGGCGGTCCGGACGTGCCCGAAGCGGCGGCTCCGGCGCGAACGCGCGATCTGGCCGGCTTGCCGCCGGCCTACATCATGGTGGGCGCGCTCGATCTCTTCCTTGAGGAGGATCTAGAATATGCCCGCCGCCTGACGCGGGTGGGCGTACCGGTCGAGCTGCATGTCATTCCGGGCGCCTACCACGGTTTCGGCCTCGCGCAGGATGCACCGCAAACGAAGCAGGCGATCCGCTGGCGCGTGGATGCCCTGATCCGGGCGCTGGGAGTGAAGGTGGCCTGA
- a CDS encoding flagellar biosynthetic protein FliO yields the protein MFWYILKLLVLLPLIGVLAWGCLKLAKKMQDRATAGGGSRSVRIVETTMLSPTLKLAVVEFHGREILVSVSRSGLTRLAEAPARAAVQIAGDPA from the coding sequence ATGTTCTGGTACATCCTCAAGCTTCTCGTCCTGCTGCCGCTGATCGGCGTCCTCGCCTGGGGATGCCTGAAACTGGCGAAGAAAATGCAGGACCGCGCCACTGCAGGCGGCGGCTCCCGTTCGGTACGCATCGTCGAGACGACCATGCTCTCGCCGACGCTCAAGCTCGCCGTCGTCGAATTCCATGGCCGCGAGATCCTGGTTTCGGTCTCGCGCAGCGGGCTGACCCGCCTGGCCGAAGCGCCGGCCCGCGCGGCCGTGCAGATTGCGGGAGACCCCGCGTGA
- a CDS encoding acyl-CoA reductase, whose protein sequence is MMAKRPISYAVLRGEVVETDLIEFGGRGGDITFLAPDPHKIADRIPLASPRLMEDMYSVPFEGILDYLAELGPRLELSKNPYMQEALEYSYDTAPSTKPIVDAFYHDLPFMFDKERIRKMVDFNIGIDHLEGWVEQQLNGCTVGIRAYGSRQLHIVAGNGPVLGALTIIRGAVTRGDMIIKVPSNDPFTTGAIARTMVDMAPDHPITKHLAVAYWRGGDEALESKIYQPHNIEKICAWGGFASVKHVTKYIQPGIELISLDPKRSASIIGKEALESPETMTEVGSRIAADFAPGNQVACSSSRLVYVMCGTEDEDIEKLKQLGQATYDAMIDLPEVISTKPKRYDPDLKRQVDTLRLTDDFYTVIGGKDGEGAILISHTSDRVEFWEYLGDRTINIIPVDTLDEVLDVVDAYTQTVGVWPDNLWDVVRHKGALHGGQRFVELGYGFNGAGLVGPQDGIEPMRRIVKWIVSEKPLADKVPLWGDTAKDVKMLA, encoded by the coding sequence ATGATGGCCAAGCGACCCATTTCCTATGCCGTGCTGCGCGGCGAGGTCGTCGAGACCGATCTGATCGAATTCGGCGGCCGCGGCGGCGACATCACCTTCCTCGCGCCCGATCCGCACAAGATCGCCGACCGCATCCCGCTGGCCAGCCCGCGGCTGATGGAGGACATGTATTCGGTGCCGTTCGAGGGCATCCTCGATTACCTGGCCGAACTCGGCCCGCGGCTCGAGCTGAGCAAGAACCCCTACATGCAGGAGGCGCTCGAATATTCCTACGACACCGCGCCTTCGACCAAGCCGATCGTCGATGCCTTCTACCACGACCTGCCGTTCATGTTCGACAAGGAGCGGATCCGGAAGATGGTCGATTTCAATATCGGCATCGATCATCTGGAGGGCTGGGTCGAGCAGCAGCTCAACGGCTGCACTGTCGGCATCCGCGCCTATGGCTCGCGCCAGCTCCACATCGTCGCGGGCAACGGCCCGGTGCTCGGCGCCCTGACGATCATCCGCGGCGCGGTGACGCGCGGCGACATGATCATCAAGGTGCCCTCGAACGATCCCTTCACCACCGGCGCGATCGCCCGCACCATGGTCGACATGGCGCCCGATCACCCGATCACCAAGCACCTCGCGGTCGCTTACTGGCGCGGCGGTGACGAGGCGCTGGAATCCAAGATCTACCAGCCGCACAACATCGAGAAGATATGCGCCTGGGGCGGCTTCGCCTCGGTCAAGCACGTCACCAAGTACATCCAGCCGGGCATCGAGCTGATCAGCCTCGATCCGAAGCGCTCGGCCTCGATCATCGGCAAGGAAGCGTTGGAAAGCCCCGAGACGATGACGGAAGTCGGCAGCCGCATCGCCGCCGACTTCGCGCCCGGCAACCAGGTCGCCTGCTCGTCGAGCCGCCTCGTCTATGTCATGTGCGGCACCGAGGACGAGGACATCGAGAAGCTCAAGCAGCTCGGCCAGGCGACCTACGACGCGATGATCGATCTGCCCGAGGTGATCTCGACCAAGCCCAAGCGCTACGATCCCGACCTCAAGCGCCAGGTCGACACGCTGCGCCTGACCGACGATTTCTACACGGTGATCGGCGGAAAGGATGGCGAGGGCGCGATCCTCATCTCGCACACCTCGGACCGCGTCGAGTTCTGGGAATACCTGGGCGATCGCACGATCAACATCATCCCGGTCGATACGCTCGACGAAGTGCTCGACGTGGTCGACGCCTATACCCAGACCGTCGGCGTATGGCCCGACAACCTCTGGGACGTGGTGCGTCACAAGGGCGCGCTCCACGGCGGGCAGCGTTTCGTCGAGCTCGGTTATGGCTTCAACGGCGCCGGTCTCGTCGGTCCGCAGGACGGCATCGAGCCGATGCGCCGGATCGTGAAGTGGATCGTCTCCGAAAAGCCCTTGGCCGACAAGGTGCCGCTCTGGGGCGACACCGCCAAGGACGTGAAGATGCTGGCGTAA